From Canis lupus baileyi chromosome X, mCanLup2.hap1, whole genome shotgun sequence:
tctaaaaattaagaatgaGCTTTTGACTTTACTCAGATAGTTTGATCTTGATGTCACAATCCAGAACCAAATGTCATTGTCAAGATTTTGCTAGACAGATTTAAACCTAAAAGTCTCTGCAGTAGGGAATGAAATTGATAGCATGTACATGGGCTTCTATACGTCTAGAAATAGTTATAAAATCACATAGGCAGTATATATAACACTACCCAAGAAGCCGAAGCAAGCAGCTTTTGCAGTGCCAAATGCCACGAAGCCCCCCTCTGTCAAAGACTGGGAATAGTGATTCTGCTAAAAATCTAGAATCCTAGatccatatttataaaatgggaagcTGGGACCAAAGTGACAGGTTATGTTCTTATATTGCCTTTCCTTCAGACAGTAAACTGAAAGTTAAGTGAACCTGTTGATAGTTCTACTAGTAAAAAGGTGGAAATCTGGAACTGTAAACAAAAGTTTATATTAACCTTTGCATTCTTGGCTTTTTTAGGCTGTACACCAAGGGGTGGGGAGTGGCCTCCTGTAACAAGTGGGATCTTACTATAAACCACTAAATGTCCACTTAAAAAACAAGTACTATAACCAGATATTTTCTGTGCTAATTGTGAGCACTCAATTTTGTTCTATCCTGAACAACTTGAGCAAATCATTCCAAGTTCGGTATCAGACCCTTGTGTGAAGTTGGTGTCATAATTGTTtaccccatttatttatttgatttcttaaataaagATGCTTGTCCAAGAGTGTGGAAGTTCAATCGAATTTTTTAAGTGTTGCTCACCCTGCTACCGCTGTTTTAGTCCTATTTCCCCTATTGAGAGTCTACAAACTATTATCTTAACCCATTTTCCAGAATTCAGATCACCTCAAACTAGGTGCCAGAGCTTTGGGAGCAGAAAGATACTCTGCTAGAAATCTAGTAGGGGTTTCAGCCAGGCTCACCAGAGAAACCGCAGTGTGTACTTAGCGGATACAGTTTGCTCTGCCCTCAGTAAACACATGATGCAGAGAgctgccagcagcagcagcatcatgTTTTCAGCAGGAGGTTGTAGGGTACCTTGCAAACCATGATCCTCTCCTCCAGGCTTGTGAGGGTGCGATGGGAGCAAGTCACACAAGCCCTACGTGAGTATGTTACCGTAGCCAAGTACCAAATGGTATGAGCGACTGCGTCTTTGAAGGAGCTTGAAGCAAGGCCAGTGCCAAGTGTGGGTGCGGATGGGACGTCAGATGTGAGCTGCATTGGGAAAACACATGGGCCAAGAAAGGGTGGACAAAAAGCAGCACTGGGCACGTGGATAGGATGGAACCAGGACTGGTAGGAAAGCTAAAAAGCCAGCAAAAGCTTGGATCTGGTAGTAGGTGATGTCACACAAGGTTCAGGACCACAAGAGAAATGGGATGATGTCACCAGCGCCCTGGGCATGAGGCCCCACTCAGCATGTGTGTGTCAGCACTATGTCACTGCTAATCTATGTCAGCATTCCTCAAGGGACCCAAAGAATGCACAATTCTGATATTTACTAGGACGCTTCACTGGTGCCCATGTTTCCTGTGTACGTAGAGAGACCGTGGATTTTGGCTCTGCCCATGCTACACTcatattctttcacttttcaGGCACAGCAGCCCATCCTGGTTGCCAGTTCAGTGGTGACTTCTCAAAATCCACAGACAGGACGCAGGTCCACTTTCTACTTCACACGTCACTGCCCCACAAGCCACTGGTATTGTGAGAGCACTGGTGTCCATGTGTCATGATACTAAAGGGAAAGCAGGCACACATTtttacagaaatgtaaaaattttaaggaaCATCTAGTATGTTTTAACTAATGTTTCACAAGGCGACAAAAACATGACCCCACTGACAGAACTGTACTTTGCCGTCTTCCACATTGCACTTTGTATTTGCTACAAGGGCTTCAGACGTACAGCTGTCTATTTTCCAAGTTCAgtagtttgcttttttcttaacGCTGAACTGTCTCAAAGGCTTTACGTGAGTAAACTACAGAAGCACACGTTGTCACAGAGCCAGCCTGGCGCCGTGTGGTGAGCACGGGCACTGCAGGCGACGCTGGGGCCTCTCCTCCCTTGGCGCggggtggcgggggaggggtggCCTGCAGACATTCCCCGCTTCTGCTGGCTTCTTGGGGACCTTGCAGCTGCTTCCACGGCTCCTGCTACCTTGGGCGCCAACTGCTTTGTTCCCAACTCttgttttttcaatatttctcatCTTTGTTTAGGTAATACGAGCCGATCAAAAGATCTTCCTAAAAACACAAGAGTCCTATCTGCAGCTACCTTTCCCTTCTTGTTGAAGAGCTTTTCCCATCAATTAATTGTAGTCTCTGAAGGCCGAAGTGATGGTCAGGTTTCGTTCCTCCTTAGTTGTCACATTTCAGGACTGTGCTTGGTCAGCTAGCCCGTTCATGGATCACCTGGAGTCTCGGTGTTAAACTGGATTATTCTCCCTTCCCACCAGCCTGTCTTTTTACACACATGAAGATCGGTTCCCTTGACCATTTTTTGCCTCCTAGCTCTAGACCTCTTGAATAGCAAGGAATCCCTGAGTATTTAGCTGAAAAAAGGTTACtgaaaagctgtttttttttaaaaaccagcaaaGTATGTTTAATCTATACAAGAACCAAATATACATTATGTAAATACCCACATATGTATTATGGGCTGATATGTGTCCCCAACTCATGTTGCAGCCCTAGCCCCCAGTCcctcagaatatgactgtatttggagacagggcccttaaagaggtgattaagaaGAGCCCATTAGGGTGGCCCTAATCCCATCTGACTAGTGTCCTCGCGAGAGGAGGAAATTTGGGACAGAGACATGGTCATATGATAAGGGGGTGGGGTGCTGCACACAGAGGAAAGGTCATCTGCAAGCCATGGAGAGAGATCTTAGGAGAAACTAaacctaccaacaccttgatcttggacttacaGCCTCCAGAGCGATGAGAAATTCCCACTGCTTAAGCCACTCAAGTCTGCATTCTGTTACGGCGGCCCTAGCAAACTACTACAATATGCTTTCCTTACATACTAAGTATCTAGCTTGATACCTAAGAAATGGACACATGCTGCCTCCAGGGACAGGAACTGAGTGACAAGGGTAGAGATATGTCCCTTATGATTTTGAAACGTGACTTGTctattcaaaaaatgaaaaatttactaaTACCCGCTATTGAACCTGTGGGAAACTGGCACTTTCGTATACTGCTGCTGGATGGATGTGTGTCACTAGAGAATGGTTTGAATAAATTGGTAAGCATCCGTACAAGCATCCGTACAGCTGAAAATTGAGGTAGATATACTATAATCAAAGTATGTCTACATATATTAAGAGGAAAGAGCAAGTCACAAAACAATGGGCACACTTTTgattgaaaaaaacaaagcaaatcccctagagaaaaaaaagaatatagaatatacaTCAACCTGTTAGtggattcctatttttttttttaagactttatttattcatgaaggacgcagagacacaggcaaagggagaagcaggcttccccgcagggagcccgatgcgggactccttcccaggactccgggatcatgccctgagtcaaaggcaggtccctaacccctgagccaccccggtgtccccgttttgttttgttttgtttttgatggtgGATTACACTTTTGGGAGGGGGGAGAAATtgattataaatgataaaaacaactATCTGTAATATGAGAATATGAAGATTTAATTTCCCCAAattcaaaatgtgaaaatgtttgcGTATAGCCAAATTGTGTTATGTTAGATTAGACTTTCAAAAACTTGGTTACTGAATGATACTGCTACTCTTTTTCAGTGGCTCCCAATGAGTAGGGCTTGATAACCCTGCCCCAGCATGTCCTGGTAACCCACAATGAGCTGGTTTGCCTCTGTGGGATGGGACGGGCACAAATGGCACACCATGTGCACTGTAATTGGCTTTATCAAAATCTCCTTGAGAGCAAATCACTAAACAGTGTTCAATGATAGAGAAAGcagtaatgaataaaaatgtgcTGAACGAAGATGTTTACCTTCACACAAAGTACAAGCCttagtttttcctctaagagtgATAAAGCTGGCTtctgtgttgggggtgggggtcctgcATGTGGCACACAAATGACGAGTGATTACTGAGATCAATTCTGATAAGGAGAATGAAAATGTGAacacttaaataattttaaagagaatgaagaagtaATCAAATAACCACAATGCAAATGCATtagattttaatctttattatttaacattattgCTTTAGGGAATCTTTTCCCCCCTCAACCAGGAATTAAATGCTAAttacacaaaaatatacacatataaaaagtAGTTCTCCATtttcccaggggaaaaaaaaaacattaacttcCAGAATATTCAAGTGTTTTAATTGTAATTAAAGTCTTGATCATCTCGTTTATTAGCTCTGTAacttacatatttaaattaaacGTTATTAGACAACCATTACAATTTATAAATGTAAGGTGCCACTACTGAGTAAATTGATTCTTCCATGAGTGGATGTGTCCCTTCTCCCACCCACTAACAAAGCAGCAATATGGTTAGTTTAATTTTATGAGTAGGTGATCCATTGCTGCAAATGCTAATTCTCTTCTCCACCCTGTGATTtttcgtgtatgtgtgtgtaagttGGTTAGATCGCACAGGGAACCTCTCTAATGATCAACAGCAAGATGAGCTAGGCTTGGGCTTTCGGTGCAGGCTGACTGTGTCTGTCTGAATCAGGTGATCTGACCTATCCTCAGTAGCAAGCACTCTTCGAACAGCTTCCTCAAAGGCTGCTGCGACATTTGTGGCATCTTTTGCACTTGTTTCAAAGTAAGGATAGTCGCCGTTGTCCCTGCACCAAGCTTGGGCTTCTTCTGTAGACACTTGTCGTTCACTTATGTCGATCTTGTTGCCCAAAATCACAAAAGGAAAGCTTTCGGGCTCTTTCACATCTGCATaatatatgaattctttcttccagTTACTCAAGTTCTGGAAGCTCTGAGAATCATCAACACTAAAAGTGAGCAGGCAACAGTCAGAACCTCTGTAAAACGGCGTCCTCAGGCTTCTGAATCGCTCTTGACCGGCTGTGTCCCAAATCTGCATGGTAACAAAATGTCCATCCACCtccaaatctttatttaaaaattctacacCTATTGTATGGAAGAGCTGGGTATCAAACTTATTGGTCACATATCTGTTCATTAGAGAGCTCTTCCCAACTCCACCATCTCCAAGgagaattactttaaaaagtgaagatttTCCTGCCATTATTGATCTCAAGATCTTTGACTTTAgaactctgtaaaataaaaaggtaCCATTACATTCCTTTAGACCTGTACATTTCTCTACACGATCCTATGAATATCAGcgcataaaggaaataaaatgcagagTACCCATTCCTTTCTGTACAGAAAAGACCTAATAGCCACAGCTGTCCTATCCTGAGCACTCAAGCACGTACCAGGCACAGCTCTACTGCTGTTCCCTAAGACAGCCGGTGAGGGCTCAGTCTTCCCCCTCCGTGGGCCACAACTGACTGAGGCGGGCACTCAAAGCCAAGTCTCACCCCAAAGACCTTGCCCTCAACCATTTCTCTCTACTCACAATAAGCCCTGCCACTATTTGTTAGAGATGCAGCAGGAGACCAAAGTACGCAGGTGTTTGTAACAACTTCAAACAACCCTTCGGTGGCACAGTGACAGTTTTATTGATGGCTTTCGTCTTATGCCAAGGGTTTTCTCAATgacctcccctttctctcttccaatGCTATCACCATAGGAGCTGGTAACCAGGAAACCAAACACAGAAGCTGACTGATCTGGCTGTGAACAAAAATAAGCCAACAATTGAGTAAATGAACTCCATTCTCTTCATTAGGAACACTATCTGGACTTTGCTAAAATTAATGACAGCAGCAATGgaattttttaatagaatattataATCTAGCACATTCTACCCACAAGACTCATTTGGGCAGTTCCAACTGCTAATAAATGCAAACCAGGGCTGTCACTTCTGTGTTTTCAGAGGAATGAGATAAACCTTAAAAATGTGGTACACtctaggtgtgcctgggtggctcagttgctttttggctcaggccacaatcccagggtcctgggatggagccctgcgtcggactccctgcttctctctctccctctgccactaacccctgcttgtgctctctctctccgtcaaaataaataaataaaaacctttgaaaaaaatgtggtACTCTACATGCCCTTTTGGAGAAGCCCTGGGGCAGGATTAAATATTTCCCTACACCACAGGAACCAACCTGTATGGGGTAGAATTTCagatgcccattttacagatggctaCTTCTAAGCACTGGAGTGAGCACTGTTCCTATTTAAggcttctgtttttattctttattacggaaaatttcaaacatacacaaaatttcTGAATGAGAATAATATAATGAAACCCCCATGGATCCCAAACCTAGCTTTGTCAATTATCAACCTATGGCAAAACTGTTTCTTCCATAACCTTCCATTTTTCCCAGTTATTTTGaatcaaattatattatttaatctatAAATACTTCACTATTGCCTggctttttaaagtatatatacatttgtaaaaGAAGACAACCTTTGGAGTAGCACTAACAAAATTTTCTGTAATGATGGGAAATATCCTCcatctgcactgtccaatatggcagccactagccacaggGGACTACTGAGCACTTGACTTGTGGCTGGAGGgaatgaggaactgaattttaaatcttatttaattgCAACTAATTTGAACAGTCACATTTAAAGAGGCAATAGCTGTTGTAATGGCCAGCACAGTTCTAGAGCAAAAATGGTAATTAACTTTAACATGAAAGTGGatattgtggggatccctgggtggctcagcggtttagcgcctgccttcggcccagggcgtgatcctggagtcccaggatcaagtcccacgtggggctccctgcgtggagcctgcttttccctctgtgtctctgcctctctctctctctctctctttctcatgaataaataaataaaatattgttttaaaaaaagaaagtaagtggATATTGTGAATCCCTCAATGGGAAGGTAACAAAGACATGAATAAGAATTGTTCTATTGACCAGGATGGATTTGCAAATTCACTGCAGTAAACATTATCTGGCAATCTCCTGATTATATGGCAAATGTGACcctgtaaaatgaaattaaatatttcctgTAATGTGTAAGAATTCTGCATTTCCAACTACACGATATACTATTCTGGTAAAATCTGTAGCAACTTATCCCTAAGTCTTACTGGctcttttaaattattactaCTGCAAAAAAAATTACCACTACAGTAATTACTGCTATAACTGATACAATTTAAATTGGTCAAACAAAACTGTGAGGCAAAGTACTTAGCTCTTAGAGACTTTTTTGACTTAAGTGGATTGCTCTGCCCAATGTCCAAACTAAATTCATGTTAGAGAAGAAACAAACGATCTCAAGCCCCTTTAATTTCCTGACATACGTAACAACTTGATAAGTCAGTTCCTTTAACTCTTTGCAATCTTGCTTAAACAATttcaatttacagaaaaaaaagactaacaaaaccaaaaatgtacACCAGCTATTCTGATATGAGGACACCACTGGTCTAATGCCCTATCCTTAACACTCTTCAGTGGTTCTCCAGAGATTCAGGTCTAAATCCAACTTCTAAGACAAGACACCTAGCTCTGTTCTTCATTTTCGACTTGCCCTCACCGTGGCACATGTTGTTTCCTCTGCTGGGGATCCTACtccacttaactgctgagccctcAGAACCAATCAACATGGTCTCACcaacactgggaacctttcccagCAGCCCCCATTCCAAGGTTGTTCTTTTCACAAGATTTTCAAGATATATAAACACAAAAGTTCCATGCTATGCTATGAGGATGTAAGAGATGTGCGTGATTCTAGTATACCATCTATCCTAGTATTTGAATAAGTCTCTAATTACCTTGCCAGACATAAAGTTTTACTGCAGAGCATTGAACTGTTAGGATTTTCACATCAAATTATAAAGCAGATTATGCAATCTAATAACCTCCATCCAGATGACTGGTTGCACATATCTACCAAGTTAAGTGCTAGACATGCCTTGagatttgtcatttataattttatcaggACACTTtgacacagttttcttttttcataatagTGTGGGATTTCCTAATTGGTGCCATTATTCTGATTAAACAAATTTGAGGTATGCTAGACCCGAGCATCAGGAAGTgaggtacaattttttttttttttgcatttcccttCTATAATCTAGGGCTTCACAGATATCCTATTTGCGAGTATGCTGGCATTTGATAAAAcaactaatttatatatataaacatttctcTGATTCTTACTATAGAGttgtatataaacatacatgGTGATACAGATAATTATATAAGCCATCTTATTTCCCATGGACTCCAACAAAAGCTAGCTTCAGGCAATCTATACATTAACATAACCACTAACTGGCTCAGagacattaaaaatactttttcttttctaaaaatagtaAAACCCTTTGAAACTTTAGTAGAAGTTGAATGAACAAAGGTATCCCTGTTATGTTACTTTCAGaacttacattaaaatataatgtaaagtcttttttttttttaattttttttttttttttatttatgatagtcacagagagagagagagggagagacataggcagagggagaagcaggctccatgcaccgggagcccgacgtgagattcgatcctgggtctccaggatcgcgccctgggccaaaggcccgcgccaaaccgctgtgccacccagggatccctgtaaagtCTTTTATACTCTGCAGTTTGGAGTGATTGCCCACAGGCAATAATAATCTTCACCAAGGTTAAAAACATGACTTTAACAATTCAGCTAAATTTGATAAAGAAACCTGAATAAGAAAAGCATATTACATAGGTCATAAATGTTACCTTAATTGTTCAGTTCAAGCAGCATCATTACCTGCAAAGAAAAAGTTACAAAGCTCACCTTAGCAATGTACTTTCAATTTGTTCTCAAGAGTTTtaagggtaaaaataaaaattaaaatgtgaatgaaTATCTGACTTCTATTAGCACCTAGATccttaatttaaaaggaaaaccaataaataaatgaataaaaggaaaaccaCACCTAAAAGCTCTCCATGACCTttctcagccttaaaaaaaaaatcctagaatcaAATATCAAATACTACATTTTAAATCACTGTTTTTTCAAGAAGTTTTTCACCTGCCCACCcttttttcaaatttaagttcaattagccaacataaagtacacacttagtttcagatgtagtgtgcagatttatcagttgtgtgtaacaccaagtgctcatcacatcatgtgccctccttaatgtccatcacccagttagccCATTTCCCCCTATCCATCTcccccccagcaaccctcagtttgtttcccagagttcaaagtttgtccctctctctgatttcttcccattcgaAGTTTCACACTCAGACAACtgtaaaattctttttagaaaaaaaagtataaaatatgtcAGTCATTCTTCAAAATTTGCCCAAACGTTGAGTGGCTTAGAATAATCCTATTCCAAAGAATTAAATAGAGCTaacacaaacaagaaaaaagaagggtCACGAGAGGGATGGACACCAATGCAACACAGGAAAAGCTAGACTAAGGCTAAAGCAGCGCTGTGTCATGAAGCTTCTGGGCAGCCAAGGTAGAGGTGAAAACTTTCTTGCCACAAAAGAGTAGCCTACTGTCAGAAAGGAGAATGGTTCTTGCCAAAGGCCAAGAGCACACACCCCTGGGCAAGCTACTTGACATTCCAAAGCTCACAAGACAATGGCAACAACAGTACCTACCTCCCAGGGCCGTTGGGAAGATTCACTTGGTCAGATTCACTTGGTCACGGACAAGAGGGAACAGCTTTTCACCACAGTGCCAGGCTCATAATAGGAGTGCAGGAAGTTTCTGCGGAATGAACAACATGAAGAAGTCTTTACTggcagttgttttaaatttttatttatttatttattcatgagagacacacacacagagagaagcagagacacaggcagaggtagaaacaggctccatgcaaggagcctgacttgggactcgatcccaggtctccaggatcacgctctgggctgaaggtggagctaaaccgctgagtcactgcGGCTGTCCTTTACTGGCAGTTTTAAGGAAAGGTTTCTTTCATGACCATTTCTTAAGTCAAATTTCAGTAAGAGTCTTCAGCAAAACAAATAAGAAGATAATGTAGGCAGACATGAGGAAGCCAAAGGATCCTGGCCCTAGAGACCAAATTCAAGTGAGTGACGGATTATGTGGGAAGCTGGGCTAAAGCGCTAGCCCCTCTTAGTCTAAGCCAAAGGTTTTACTCCCAACACACATCTTCTTTAAGCAAAGGGCATTTTTGTGGAATGATCATTTTAGCTGCATGCTGTCCATAGAGAGCAGCCTCACCAAGATCTGCTTCCACGGTAGCGGGATTTGACCCAGGGTAGGTCAGTTTGATCACAGGCTAAGCTCAGCAACAGGAGGAGACAACCCTGAGAAAAGCAGAGGAGGGCGGAGCCAGGAAGCAATGAAGGCAGCCCGACATCAGGGAGAACCCCAGGCAGGCCTGAGAACCGGGAGCCCAGAGAGGGAGGAGTGCTATACACAGGCCCGGAGGGAGTGGCCCTGGAGCAGGCAGGGCCTGAGACGCATGGGCAGGGTTTCTGCCTACACCCCTGGAAAGATGAGAGCACTGAAATAGCTTCAGCAGCAGGGAACCTGATCAGATATGAAGTCTAGAAAGGTAAATGGCTGAGGCGAGGAAAGAGGAAGGCCTCAGGTAGAGCTTCAGTGGATGCCCTTATGATCCCTTCCAGCTGGCTTTGGGATTGAAAATGGTGCCTTTTCTGCCTTGCAGGTGACCTTGGAGTAAGATAGTCACTCTGTGGTTATATACTTCACCTCCTTTTGATCCTTTCCTCTTGCTACCTGGCTAACTCCTGCTCACCCCTATAGATGCAGCTAGACCTCATCTCCCACTGACGTCCCTTCCCCCACATTCCTAAAGCACCCTGTACATACCTCTAAGTGCAGAGGTAATAATGATGAAATTTGCATGCCTATTATgtctaataaaaatgaaacatacttgggggcacctggctggctcagtcgatgcagaatgagattcttgatcttggggttgtgaggtggagttccatgctgggtgtagagattacttagaaaaagaaaataaaatctaaaaaaaaattaaaacaaaagaaacatgcTGTCTTAAAAGATTCagtttcaggacacctgggtggctcagtggttgagcctctgccttgggctcaggtcatgatcctgggatcctgggatcaagtccctcattgggctccccacagggagcctgcttctccctctgcctgtgtctctgcctctctctctctctgtgtgactatcataaataaataaaaattacaaaaaaaaaaaaaaaaaaagattcagttgggatgcctgggtggctcagcggttgagcgtctgctttcagtccagggtgtgatcctggatccccaggatcgagtcccacatcgggctccctgcgaggagcctgcttcttcctctccctgtgtctctgcctctctctgtctctcatgaataaataaaatctttaaaaataaatagattcagTTTCGTGGAAGCACATTATACCATCACAAAAATGCTCATACTTTTCCCCAAATTATTGATTATCTAaactatagggacgcctgggtggctcagcagttgagcgtctgcctttggctcagggcgtgatcctggagttcctggatccagtcccacatcaggctcctgcatggagcgtgcttctccctctgcctgtctctctctgtgtgtctctcatgaataaataaaaccttaaaaaaattatctaaactaTAGCAAAAATACATCCCCATACTATTCTAAAATTGtcccaaaaagaaaaatcaatcaatcaaactgCAAAAATGTAAACAGTAGAGCAAATGCCCTAAATGCCTAATTGGGGATGTTTTGCACTCCCTGAGGAAACATGGAAAGGTGGGACTGTAGAAATATGCTATTGTTGAGTGATAAAACAGCATGCATACCACAATCACATCATATAAAAGCCTACAAGAGTTTACATTAAAGTCTGCaagggggcacctgaatggctcagtcaacTGAACAtcagactcttagtttcagctcatgtcatgatctcatgggtcgtgaatgagccccacatgggagtccatgctcagtggggagtctgcttgaagattctccctctctgcccctctcccccgctTGCGTGGGCccacaatctctctctcccaaataaataaatcttttttaaaagatgcaataGTGCAATGATAACGGAAAATagcctggcagttcctcaaaaagttaaacataaagttatcatatgacccagcaattcctctCTTAGGTAgatacctaagagaaatgaaaacatacatccacacaaaaacttgtacatatatgttcataacagcattattcataatagccaaaaagtagaaaccactcaaatgtccatcaactgaatgGTCAACAAAACGTGGCATatacagggtgactgggtggctcagctggatgaatgtctgccttcagctcaggtcatgatctcagggtcctggggctgagtccttcattgggctcctgctcagtggggggcctgcttctccctctccctctgctccttccctggctcatgctcccagacacacacactctctctcaaat
This genomic window contains:
- the RAB9A gene encoding ras-related protein Rab-9A, coding for MAGKSSLFKVILLGDGGVGKSSLMNRYVTNKFDTQLFHTIGVEFLNKDLEVDGHFVTMQIWDTAGQERFRSLRTPFYRGSDCCLLTFSVDDSQSFQNLSNWKKEFIYYADVKEPESFPFVILGNKIDISERQVSTEEAQAWCRDNGDYPYFETSAKDATNVAAAFEEAVRRVLATEDRSDHLIQTDTVSLHRKPKPSSSCC